A stretch of Candidatus Schekmanbacteria bacterium DNA encodes these proteins:
- a CDS encoding methyltransferase domain-containing protein: MLKDHWNEVYSSKPVEKLGWYEPIPTQSLKLIKKCDIKRDEAIIDVGCGVSTLIHNLLSEGYRNIIATDISDIAISKLKKRLGNEFSSKVKWIIDDLSEPKKLLNLRNISLWHDRAVLHFLTDEEARKSYLEILTNAVKLSGYVIIAAFSLKGAKRCSGLDIKRYDERMLSEFLGNKFTLIDSFDYTHRMPSGDLRPYIYTLFQKDKE; encoded by the coding sequence ATGCTGAAAGATCATTGGAATGAAGTTTATTCATCGAAACCTGTAGAAAAACTTGGGTGGTATGAACCCATTCCAACTCAATCCCTCAAATTAATAAAAAAATGCGATATAAAAAGAGATGAAGCAATTATCGATGTAGGTTGTGGAGTATCTACATTAATCCATAATCTTCTAAGTGAAGGATACAGAAATATTATTGCAACAGATATAAGCGATATTGCAATATCAAAACTAAAAAAAAGGCTTGGCAATGAATTTTCTTCAAAAGTCAAATGGATTATCGATGATCTATCAGAACCAAAAAAATTGCTGAATCTTCGAAACATTTCATTGTGGCATGACCGAGCTGTGCTTCATTTTCTGACGGATGAAGAGGCAAGAAAATCGTATTTGGAAATTCTCACCAATGCCGTAAAACTCAGTGGTTATGTAATAATTGCCGCATTCTCACTTAAAGGAGCTAAAAGATGCAGTGGTCTTGATATAAAGAGATATGACGAAAGAATGCTTTCAGAATTTTTAGGTAATAAATTCACCCTTATAGATTCTTTCGATTATACTCATAGAATGCCATCAGGAGATTTACGGCCTTATATTTATACTTTGTTTCAGAAAGACAAAGAATAG
- the rpiB gene encoding ribose 5-phosphate isomerase B yields the protein MLLIGADHGGFKLKERIKKYLSQKNIPFEDVGTNNEESCDYPDFAVSVAKRISEGKAEKGILICGTGIGMSITANKFPGVRATLCHNSFTAKMSREHNNSNILVLGERDIDEETALEITKIWLETPFAGDRHQRRLDKIKAIEEELYKNYNK from the coding sequence ATGTTACTCATAGGCGCCGACCATGGGGGATTTAAACTAAAAGAAAGGATAAAAAAATATCTTTCCCAAAAAAACATTCCTTTTGAAGATGTTGGAACAAACAATGAGGAATCTTGTGACTATCCTGACTTTGCAGTTTCAGTAGCAAAAAGGATTTCAGAAGGAAAAGCAGAAAAAGGAATACTAATCTGCGGCACTGGAATTGGAATGTCAATTACGGCAAACAAATTCCCCGGAGTAAGAGCAACTCTTTGCCACAATTCTTTTACCGCAAAGATGAGCAGAGAACACAACAATTCAAACATACTTGTATTGGGCGAAAGAGATATCGATGAAGAAACAGCTCTTGAAATCACCAAGATATGGCTTGAAACCCCTTTTGCAGGCGATAGGCATCAAAGACGACTTGATAAAATCAAAGCCATAGAAGAAGAGCTCTATAAAAATTATAACAAATAA
- a CDS encoding serine hydroxymethyltransferase: MKRLKDIDPELAEAIKGETERLEYKLELIASENMVSEAVLEAQGCIMTNKYAEGYPGKRYYGGCQYVDIAETLAIERAKKIFGAQFVNVQPHSGSQANMGVYFSVCKPGDHILGMDLSHGGHLTHGSPVNFSGILYNVHFYGVTKETETIDYEQVRSLAQEYKPKLIVVGASAYPRKIDFKKFREIADETGALIMADIAHYAGLVAADLFPNPLPYCDFVTTTTHKTLRGPRGGMIMTNNEELAKKVNKTIFPGIQGGPLMHVIAAKAVAFKEALSDEFKAYQKQIINNAQALAKELLNYGFHLVSGGTDTHLMLVNLNNKNLTGKEAEEALEKAGITVNKNTVPFETRSPFITSGIRIGTPAVTSRGLKENEMKTLAKWINDVIEKRDDEEFLNKVRNEVKELCKKFPYYSHRLQNEE, translated from the coding sequence TTGAAAAGACTAAAAGATATTGATCCTGAACTTGCAGAAGCAATCAAAGGCGAAACAGAACGGCTTGAATACAAACTCGAGCTTATTGCATCTGAAAATATGGTTAGTGAAGCAGTCCTTGAAGCACAGGGATGTATAATGACCAACAAATATGCTGAAGGATATCCGGGCAAACGATACTATGGTGGATGCCAATATGTTGATATAGCTGAAACCCTTGCAATAGAAAGAGCTAAAAAAATTTTTGGTGCTCAATTTGTCAATGTGCAGCCGCATTCAGGCTCTCAGGCAAATATGGGCGTTTATTTTTCTGTATGCAAACCGGGAGACCATATTTTAGGAATGGACCTATCACATGGCGGACATCTCACACATGGAAGCCCAGTCAATTTTTCGGGCATATTATACAATGTCCATTTCTATGGAGTAACAAAAGAGACTGAAACCATAGACTACGAACAAGTAAGAAGTCTTGCCCAAGAATACAAGCCAAAGTTAATTGTAGTAGGTGCAAGTGCATATCCAAGAAAAATAGATTTCAAAAAATTCAGGGAAATTGCTGATGAAACAGGCGCTCTCATAATGGCTGACATTGCCCATTACGCCGGATTGGTTGCGGCAGACCTCTTCCCAAATCCCTTGCCCTACTGTGATTTTGTAACGACAACCACCCATAAAACATTGCGAGGCCCCAGAGGCGGAATGATAATGACGAACAATGAAGAATTGGCAAAGAAGGTAAACAAGACAATTTTCCCCGGAATACAGGGCGGGCCTCTTATGCATGTAATAGCGGCAAAAGCCGTTGCTTTCAAAGAAGCGCTGAGCGATGAATTCAAGGCATATCAGAAACAGATAATAAATAACGCGCAAGCGCTTGCTAAAGAGTTATTAAATTATGGCTTTCATCTTGTATCAGGCGGCACTGATACTCATCTTATGCTTGTTAATCTCAACAATAAAAATCTAACAGGCAAAGAAGCAGAAGAAGCATTGGAAAAAGCAGGCATTACAGTCAATAAAAATACAGTCCCCTTTGAAACAAGAAGTCCTTTCATAACAAGCGGCATTAGAATAGGCACTCCTGCAGTCACCTCTCGAGGGCTGAAAGAGAATGAAATGAAAACTCTGGCAAAATGGATAAACGATGTCATAGAAAAGAGAGATGATGAAGAATTTCTTAATAAAGTAAGAAATGAAGTTAAAGAGCTTTGTAAAAAATTCCCCTATTACAGCCACCGGCTTCAGAATGAAGAATAA
- a CDS encoding cytidine deaminase, translating to MKNKNSQQRPSWNEYFMQIAHIVKSRSTCIRRQVGCVIVKDKKILATGYNGAPSGLMHCLEKGCMREKLNIPSGERHELCRALHAEQNAIIQAAISGVNIADAKIFCSHHPCSLCAKMLINARIKEIYYYEGYPDSLAEEMLEEAGIKRIKIEGNFN from the coding sequence ATGAAGAATAAAAATTCTCAACAACGTCCTTCATGGAATGAATATTTTATGCAGATTGCTCATATAGTAAAGAGCAGGTCAACATGCATAAGACGTCAGGTGGGATGTGTAATTGTAAAAGACAAAAAGATTCTTGCCACAGGATATAATGGAGCACCTTCAGGACTGATGCACTGTCTCGAAAAGGGATGTATGAGGGAAAAGCTCAATATCCCTTCAGGGGAAAGGCATGAGCTTTGTCGGGCTTTACATGCCGAACAGAATGCAATAATTCAAGCAGCAATTTCGGGAGTCAACATTGCTGATGCAAAAATCTTCTGTTCACACCATCCCTGCTCCCTTTGTGCCAAAATGCTGATCAATGCTCGAATAAAGGAAATATATTATTATGAAGGATATCCTGATTCCCTTGCAGAAGAAATGCTCGAAGAAGCAGGAATCAAACGAATAAAAATTGAAGGCAATTTCAATTAG
- the nrdR gene encoding transcriptional repressor NrdR yields MKCPNCGYNEDKVVDSRTGRDGTSIRRRRECLKCGKRFTTYERIENVVSMVIKKDGRREPFDRQKIFAGIAKACEKRPISINEQEALVEEIEMLIRETGEKEIPSSKIGEFVINKLHELDDVAYVRFASVYKQFKDINEFMKELSAILSEKKRKPKKRKK; encoded by the coding sequence ATGAAATGTCCGAATTGCGGATATAATGAAGACAAAGTTGTGGATTCACGCACAGGCAGGGACGGCACAAGCATCAGAAGGCGCAGAGAGTGTCTCAAATGTGGGAAAAGATTTACGACATATGAGAGGATTGAAAATGTGGTCTCTATGGTAATCAAAAAGGATGGAAGAAGAGAACCATTCGACAGACAAAAAATCTTTGCCGGCATAGCAAAAGCATGTGAAAAAAGGCCTATAAGTATTAATGAGCAGGAGGCGCTTGTTGAAGAAATTGAAATGTTAATCAGAGAAACAGGTGAAAAAGAAATCCCAAGTTCTAAAATAGGTGAATTTGTAATCAATAAACTTCACGAGCTTGATGATGTTGCCTATGTGAGGTTTGCATCTGTGTATAAGCAGTTCAAGGACATTAATGAATTTATGAAAGAGCTTTCCGCAATTTTAAGTGAGAAGAAAAGGAAACCTAAAAAGCGAAAAAAGTAA
- a CDS encoding aminotransferase class V-fold PLP-dependent enzyme → MISKDKIEKIRFLFPVFNRFVYMNTGWCSPRAQNVYEAIDKINRIELEEGVGSLKMRDIQEEIRNSLRTKIAKFLKAEDDEIAITQNTSSGINIIVTCFSFKKDDEVIISSEEHPAGIVPWLQLKNLKGISLKVVKTASPEKFLSSIRDAINKKTKLIMLSHISCMTGFRFPIEEICKIANEKGIPTLIDGAQSSGQINVDVHKLGCDFYAIPGQKWMLGPESTGALYIRKDWLPKIQSINAGYRSIKKFDFVKPYMELHTSAKRFEMFDTNAGLMKGLDEGISLLMESGIEEIEETIKSKTKALIEELSKIKNIDILTPSNYSKYPDSGLLSIQLNDIDAAIAVKKLYEKFNIIARHFRTGNILRFSVNFFNNDNDSTKVIEAVSQIASSSL, encoded by the coding sequence ATGATTTCAAAAGATAAGATAGAAAAAATAAGGTTCCTCTTCCCCGTATTCAATAGGTTTGTTTATATGAATACAGGTTGGTGTTCGCCACGCGCTCAAAATGTCTATGAAGCAATTGATAAAATAAACAGAATCGAGCTTGAAGAAGGTGTTGGAAGCCTCAAAATGAGAGACATTCAGGAAGAAATACGAAATTCATTGAGAACGAAAATTGCAAAATTTCTCAAAGCAGAAGATGATGAAATAGCCATAACTCAAAATACCTCATCAGGAATCAACATTATCGTAACCTGCTTTTCATTTAAAAAGGACGACGAAGTGATTATTTCTTCTGAAGAGCACCCGGCAGGTATTGTCCCATGGCTTCAGCTTAAGAATCTCAAGGGGATCAGTCTTAAAGTTGTCAAAACTGCCTCTCCTGAAAAATTTTTATCAAGTATAAGAGACGCAATAAATAAAAAAACAAAACTCATTATGTTAAGCCATATTTCCTGTATGACTGGATTTCGTTTTCCTATTGAAGAGATATGTAAAATTGCCAATGAGAAGGGAATTCCAACGCTAATAGATGGCGCCCAATCTTCAGGACAAATAAATGTAGATGTACACAAATTGGGATGCGATTTTTACGCAATACCAGGCCAAAAATGGATGCTAGGGCCTGAAAGCACAGGTGCCCTATACATAAGAAAGGATTGGCTGCCAAAGATTCAAAGTATTAACGCAGGATATAGGTCAATAAAAAAATTTGATTTTGTCAAACCATATATGGAATTACATACATCAGCAAAACGCTTTGAAATGTTTGACACAAATGCTGGACTTATGAAAGGATTGGATGAAGGAATTTCATTATTGATGGAATCTGGAATAGAAGAAATCGAAGAAACGATTAAAAGTAAGACAAAGGCATTGATTGAAGAACTTTCCAAGATTAAAAATATAGATATCCTCACACCCTCCAACTACTCTAAATATCCCGATTCAGGACTTCTTTCAATACAATTGAATGACATTGATGCCGCCATAGCGGTAAAAAAGCTTTATGAAAAGTTTAATATCATTGCACGGCACTTTCGTACGGGTAATATCCTTAGATTTTCAGTCAATTTTTTCAACAATGACAATGATTCCACAAAAGTCATAGAGGCAGTTTCACAAATAGCGTCCAGCTCTCTATAA
- a CDS encoding glycosyltransferase produces MNISLYIPCYNVSAYIDECLKSVFQQTIKIDEVLIIDDGSTDNTLEIVSKYNVKVLEHKKNKGLSAARNTALKNAKGDYIASLDADCVPRNDWLENLMKEFQSEDIAGVGGMLEEGFQENTADLWRTLYMPQHWGNERIENPEFLFGSNNVFRRKYLIKTGGYNEKLGNNGEDYDMSSRLKKSGYRLIYTPFAKAVHMRRDTVLSLMRTHWNWYKRFYEPTKLSNILFRVRYNLHCCKERFKRDLKHGNYHLLPVELYFPFDQFGRDIIYYLKN; encoded by the coding sequence ATGAATATTTCACTATATATACCTTGCTATAATGTATCAGCTTACATAGACGAATGCCTAAAAAGTGTATTTCAACAGACAATAAAAATTGATGAGGTTTTAATTATCGATGATGGCAGTACTGATAATACATTGGAAATTGTTTCTAAATATAATGTAAAGGTTTTAGAGCATAAAAAAAACAAAGGACTTTCGGCGGCAAGGAATACTGCTCTTAAAAATGCAAAGGGAGATTATATCGCATCTCTCGATGCCGACTGTGTGCCTCGAAATGACTGGCTTGAAAATTTGATGAAGGAATTCCAATCAGAGGATATCGCAGGAGTGGGTGGGATGTTAGAGGAAGGGTTTCAGGAAAATACGGCTGATCTTTGGAGGACCCTTTATATGCCACAGCACTGGGGCAACGAAAGGATAGAAAATCCGGAATTCTTATTTGGAAGCAATAATGTTTTCAGAAGGAAATATTTAATCAAAACAGGTGGTTATAATGAGAAGCTTGGCAACAATGGAGAAGATTATGATATGTCAAGCCGTCTAAAAAAATCAGGATATAGACTTATTTATACTCCTTTTGCAAAAGCAGTCCACATGAGGCGGGATACAGTTTTGTCCTTGATGCGCACTCACTGGAATTGGTATAAAAGATTTTATGAACCAACTAAACTTTCAAATATTCTTTTTAGAGTTAGATATAATCTTCATTGTTGCAAAGAAAGATTCAAAAGAGACTTGAAACACGGTAATTACCATCTTCTTCCAGTTGAGTTATATTTTCCTTTTGACCAGTTTGGCAGGGATATTATTTACTATTTGAAAAATTGA